The stretch of DNA AGTGCATGGGCATGTTTACAAGCGACCGTCGGCGCAGTTGCTAGGCAACCCCGGCTAGGGTAGTGGCGACTTCTGGTCTGGTTGTACAGCACGAGATTCCGCGGTCTCCCATGACATTTCCCAATCCAGAAGTCTTATGGTGTATGACGTTGATTTTTTGCTAATTTCCGGATGCGGATTTGGGCCAAAGTGGCCCTGATGTTGAGACGGATAACGAGACGGATAACGAGACGGATAACGTGAGGAGGCGGTGGTTTTTTCCCCTCGTGTTTTGGCTGAGTTGTACACACGGCCAGAACAGAGACGGGTGTGGAACACGTTTCCAAGACGCTCCATCGTAGCGTGTTTTGCAAGGGTCTAGCTTTTGAGGCGATACGCTTCGGTAGGCCGGCTGTACTTTACGAGACAATGGTAAGAAGGGGTGAAACGGTTCCCGGAGTTTGGAAATAATTGTTTGAATAAAcgaaatatatatatatatataacttACAAATACATTAACGACTTACATGTCAGATAACCAGACCCTTCTCTATCGGAAAGACGTTTCAGGAGTCTCCGTACCCGCACCCTTGTAAGCACGCCATCTGGTTGGCCTAATTGAGCGAATTTGTCACTCAGAAAGGAAATTTGTGGTTTGCTACCGACGTCAATGCTTTCCATTCAACAATGATTGGTTGTTTTCATTTCACGTATCTCTCTTTTCTTGTCTCAACAGTCTTTGTTGAGACGTAGTTGCTACGAGAAGAATACTTGAGTAAACCAACTAAACATTGAAGTATATGTTTATTGGTTAAGTAAGTACTGCTCTAGGAACTGCCCCATGAACTGGACTCAAACCAACTCCAgcactggtacagtactataGGTTTAATGAGTACTTTCTCCAAGTTGCTTGTACATGAATTTGTATCTTCGAGTCACTTGTATCTTCCACTCACTTGTATCTTCACTCAACATCTTTCCAAGGACTGTTTTTTTCACCGTTAACCCTGACTAACCCGGGTGGGCGCTTTTCTTTGTAGTTACAAGTGAATCAGCTGATGTAGactggagaagaaccaTAGCGGGTATTTGATGGTCTCCACGTGCTTTTATTTGCATATTTCCGATGTTCGAATTTTCTAGGATTTTATGAAtgaggttttttttttttttttctttctttttttttcttgttttttttctcgctTCTTTTAccgcttcttttttctgcatatcTAATCAGTTCTAATTGGCGCACCTCAACAAATCTCAACTAAAATGttgatgaaaaaaaaaacccacaAGTCCCCATATCAGTCGTTTCTGCacaaaataaataaaaaatatatacacaTGCAAGGAATAAATACATTAAACATGCCTGAAACCACTCACACTCCCTCCATATCCCCCCAATCCCATAAAAGAGCCCCCGACGAAAGCACCCCTCAACCAACACCCAACTAATTTAGTCCAATACTCTCATTCTCTCCAAATCATCTTCCTGCCACTCAATTGGAATTCTGAAAACGCCAAATTACCCTCCAAGCTGTCCGTATCAACCCAGACTTTACAAACTACAAATATTCCCCGATTTATTCTCGATACGACGCCCCATCTCGGGAAAATAAAGTTCAGACCCGAGcaaaaatgaaaataatTATAGCAAGCATACCTGtcagaaaaaaaccagaCTTTGATCCTCTCACACACAACTGGTAGAGCCATCTCTACTGACCCGAAAGACGTCCGGGATTTGATTTTCTAGCTAACAaacccacgtgacctaccgtctccagcaaccaccaccacctacCCCATCCATCTCCTCTTCCCTAACCCTCGACACACAAACCCACGTGCATATTCGCTGCACCTTTACATCCTGACATTATCACGAGCCAACAGGGCACAGACTACTTAGGATACAATGGCCAAAAGCAAACGACGGTCGGAGGCTGTGGAagagcacgtgaccggcTCAGACGAGGGCTTGACCGATACttcgggtcacgtgagccctgccgccaagaagcagaagaactCGGAGATTCATTTCACCACCCAGGCTGCCCAGCAGTTGGATCGGGAGCGCAAGGAGGAGTATCTGGACTCGCTGATCGACAACAAGGACTATCTCAAGTACCGTCCTCGAGGCTGGAAGCTCAACAACCCGCCTACCGACCGACCTGTGCGAATCTACGCCGATGGAGTGTTTGATTTGTTCCATCTGGGACACATGCGTCAGCTGGAGcagtccaagaaggcctTCCCCAACGCAGTGTTGATTGTGGGCATTCCCAGCGACAAGGAGACCCACAAGCGGAAGGGATTGACCGTGCTGAGTGACGTCCAGCGGTACGAGACGGTGCGACACTGCAAGTGGGTggacgaggtggtggaggatgCTCCCTGGTGTGTCACCATGGACTTTCtggaaaaacacaaaatcGACTACGTGGCCCATGACGATCTGCCCTACGCTTCCGGCAACGACGATGATATCTACAAgcccatcaaggagaagggcaTGTTTCTGGCCACCCAGCGAACCGAGGGCATTTCCACCTCGgacatcatcaccaagatTATCCGAGACTACGACAAGTATTTAATGCGAAACTTTGCCCGGGGTGCTAACCGAAAGGATCTCAACGTCTCGtggctcaagaagaacgagcTGGACTTCAAGCGTCATGTGGCCGAGTTCCGAAACTCGttcaagcgaaagaaggTCGGTAAGGATCTCTACGGCGAGATTCGCGGTCTGCTGCAGAATGTGCTCATTTGGAACGGCGACAACTCCGGCACTTCCACTCCCCAGCGAAAGACGCTGCAGAccaacgccaagaagatgtACATGAACGTGCTCAAGACTCTGCAGGCTCCTGACGCTGTTGACGTGGACTCCTCGGAGAACGTGTCTGAGAACGTCactgatgaggaggaggaagacgacgacgaggttgatgaggacgaagaagccgacgacgacgacgaagacgacgaagacgaggaagacgacgagTAGATGGAACAAGTGCTGAGCAGGTGCACGCCAACAAGAGTATGTATTTTAATTGACTTGATTGAAAGATAGCACGGGAAGGGGGGagggtacttgtatatttTGAGATAAGTGCCATTGACAGACACACTCATTGGCAGACAAACTCATTCGCAGACCATTCATCGATGGAGTTATCTTACTGGCGTTTCCGGTGCTGTCAATAGTACACCTATATTTTAGAGCGTCTGAACCATGGGCCCTCAGACcgcctccttgacctctCTGTAAGATAGATggggaaaaagaaacgactATTGAGACAGCTTTGGAATGAGTGTGGGTTAAGGGGTTTTAGACAAGTATCCCAAAAGTTGCTTTTTGATATTCCAGATATGAAGCAGATTGGCAGTTGGTAAGACACAATGCTCTCGTATTTGTATCACATAGCTACAATACAGACGAGTGCAAATAAAACTGACCACAAGAGAAAGGGGAGCTTTTGTGACAGATATTTGGGCTATATGGACATGTTTTTTGAACTCCATGACCATTTTGAAGTCGATATAGTGGTGTTGCACGAGTACGAGGCCACGATTGAGACCTTGAGAACTGACATTGGGAACATCCCCAAGAAAAACTTTGGAATTCGGTCTGTTGTTTCCTCTCTTGCAAGTCCAATCATTTAACCCGGAATGAATCCCGGCCTTGCTGGTTTTATCGTACGACTGGGGTGAAACAGTTGAATGGCAGGGTATAACTCTTCTCGCAGTTATTATGAGCGGGGAAAGGGACAGTTATCTATACCCCCAATGAGTGGAGTGGTGATAACGGAGAGTGGACTATCTAGAGTTGAGAGAGACGGTtacaatacgagtacagcaGCCCCACGGAGACTTGTAATGGAGAGTACAAGTTTACATACTCGGTGGGCCGAGAACGAGGCTAGAAAGTCGATCTACTTCGTCAAACGTCTTCAAGGAATAACTCGCCATTATTAAAACCTCATCTGCAGCAACCACATAGTGCAGGGTCTCACTAACGCTCCCCAGGAAGAGGGTATGGAGGAGGCGTTGACTATACAGTGGTATTCAAGTGTTGTACGGGAGGCTGTGATGGTTGGCAAGACTTGAGAAACCCGTAGTGTCAAGTCATATTGGACTCCTTCCGCTAGTTTCTATGTCGATGCTGCTACCGTCTTTGTTGGATACTCATGTGGAGCACCGGAAGCCAGGCACAAAGAAAGCACGTTAAGTCAGACAATACGCACAAGTCAGGTTCAGGCACGTACGAGTGCAAACGAGGGGTTTGTGAGACAGGCAGTTGATTCGTTTTCACAATGCGATCAAAATCTTAGTAATACATTATCTATTATCTTATCTCGTGTACAGGCGGCTTGCAGGCGGTACATTGTAGGAGTTCCGTTTGCTCAGCAAATGTGATGAGAATGCCCATTAGTGCCTCATTAGTGCAGTTCAGCCCGCTGACAGCAATGGTTTATGGGGCTGGGCTTGGATTGGGGTGTTTAGTGGTGATTGTATGTGGTGAAATCAATGATGGTCGTCGCATCGCATTGACCTGCAACCGCCCGCTCCGCTCGCAGCCGTTCATCTCTCAATGTACTTTGTGCAAGCAAACTCGTCGTACCACGAGTTGAACCCGCCcgacaaaacacacaccTCCTGGCCCTTGAAGGAGTCCAATGCCTTGATTTTGGACTCGTAGTACCGGGCGCACTGGGGTCCTCGCACCTGGCTGAACTGGCAGTGGAACACAACCGCCTCGGCAGACGCACTGGTCTCCACCAGATCCTCAAAGCTCTTGGTGAAGTTGGCCGAGGGAAAGTTGACGGCTCCCCGAATATGGCCGCCCTGGTTGTAGTCGTCGTCTCGGACATCCACGACACAGACCCGCTTGGCGCCGTCCATCCACGTTCGCAGCGTTGTTGGAGAAATGGCGGTCGTCATCATGTGGACTTGATATGGGGCGTAGCAATTGGTGGGGTCGctctcgtcttctccacctaTAGGTGGCTataagtacgagtagacaCACCACCGATGGAGATATtagggttggggttgtgaCTGCACAAGCTGCATTAGTGAGGTACTGTCTCAGAGAATGTGGGGCGGTCTACAAGGCCATGAGGAGTGGCTACTGGGGGGAATTCCAGGTTTGATCAACTCTCGAGACGACTCCGAACGAAATGCTCTTTTCAGCTTTGCAAAATCTCCTTTTTTCACACCCCCAACGGTCGTCCCAAATATGCGGGTTTTTGATTCTATAACCACAGCTCGCTAAAAATTGTGTTGACCTTTGGGCATTTGGGGGAGGCTCTGTAGACTCCAAAGTGAACCAAATACGGATTTAAACATAGAGATCAAAAGGGCCAAGCGAGCCAGTTCCAAAACTTCTCCCAAAAACGCTATCCGACCGCTTCTTCCCCCCGCAAAACGCCGCCCAAATCAGAGACCCGAATGCGCTCCCAACACTTCTGATACAGGGGCTGCATGAACAAGCGAAGTCCCAAAGCcaacgacaaaaaaaaaaacaaaaaaaaaaaacacagcAACGACCGTATAGTCGGCCGGTCATGTGATCGTCGACTCTGCACACcgagagtcacgtgagggCAAAACGTGTCCACGCTTGCAACAAGTCGTGACAACCGTTCAATTAGATCATGTGACTACGACCGGCGATCTTGGTATCAGAGAGAATGGACTgacatgtacatactgtatgtactggaaTGATACTGAGAGGATCAAGTTATCGACACAGGTCTTGTATCAGATATAGTGTTTTGGAATGTATGAAAagtaggtacagtagataCGATAGGTGAAaagtaggtacagtacaggAGATGCGATACGAGGATCATGTAGGCGGTTAGGGGTGCAGTCTAAGTCTCAGTTGGGATGTACTGACATGGTCTGTATCATGTTTTGTTGCTGATTCTTGTTCTGTCTTGTCCATATATGTGGAATGTCTCCATTTCATCCTGCTAATCAATCTGCAGTTCTGGAGGCAGGTCTTTGTTCACATCCAAGCCTGCCATTGCCTTTTCCACCTCATCCGCCTCCGTAGACGTATCCCtccccttcttcttgctcttctttttcttctttgtctTGAGACACGAGCTGATATCGACTGCTGAGACTGCATCTACTGCTTCTGAGTCCTTCACCACTTCTGCTATCCTCTCCAACGCCTCCTTTGAGTAGTCCCACAAGTGATGAGTCTTGTGCAGCATGCCATGAACAAGACCATGGTCAATCTTGAACCACATGAGCGTTTCCAgatccaaaaaaaacctaCCCATCTTAGCAAACCGACCCCAAAGAACCTGCACTTGGAAGTTGCAGTCTCTGAGAGACACAGGAAGGCCACATTGACTCACGTAGAAAATCTTGGACGTGCACTTGTCTTTAGTGGGATCGAATTTGATCTCATCAACATTGAACTTGACCACAAAATGCTCGTAGAACAACCACAGAAACCCATTGCTCAGGTACGGAACAGGAAACACTCCAGCTTCATGAATGagggaaagaagaaaaatgTACCGTCGTGCGTCCCAGTCAATCACGTGCAAATTGCTCATGGCCGTGTCTGGACAGGAGACGTCCACCGTGGTCTCAAATACAAATGTCTGGTTGTTATGCGTATGAACAGTGGGGATGAATCCGGTTGTGACGGGAATACTGAAGCCATTAATTATCCACTTGTCGCCCTTCTTTTCCAGTTTTGGAGAATCACGTGCAATATCACGTGCAATAGGCTGCTCTTTCAATGCCTCCTCTGCATCCTCTGCACCATGTGACTCCTTAGCTTCGATTGATTCGCCCTTCCATGCCTTGGCCTCCACGAAATCCACTACCAATCCACCCtcgagctcaacaatgCCAGAACCCCAAATGTCCGTGTCACGCGGGACCCGGGAGTCAATGTGgcttgtcacgtgatctttGGCGATCTCTTTGGCGGCAGGGTGTTCAGACATGATCAGCAGACCCAGATCAGTGTCGGGGTCCGCAAGCGTCCATTGGGCCGTTTCTTTCCATATTTCCGCGTCCGACTCGGGCCCGATGTTCTCCACATCCCACGCCAGGTCTCGCCACGACTGTCCGACAGCTGGATGGCACCATGGGAATGTCTGTAGTGCAATGTTCTTGAAGATGGCGGTGTCGTTGTTGGGCGACCGGATCAACTGCGAAAGCCGTGGACTGGTGTGGCATAGGGCAACGGCTGTGTCGTAGTCGGTTTCGCTGATTATACGCGTCAGAATCGGCGTGGGAAGGTTGTCCATGGtggtgaaaaaaaagtggtAGTGATGGTGATCATCTCAAGGAGGTTTAAGCAAGATGCATACAGGACAGTGGGTggtggtacgagtacgggCACTGTACGAGAACTTGTGGGACTTCCTGAGAATCAAAATACATAAGAATGTATATTTTGGCGCATTTTAACAATCAAAAACACTGAAAATCCGTTCCAAACAATATTCCTCAAGTAAGTCACATTGTCAATGTCTCTACTAATTAGTCTACTAATTAGTTTACTTTTTAGTACAGAACCCTAGAGTTCAaaatatgcagaaaaaaatatatgcagaaaaaatatatatagggTTACCCTACCGCATCGATCGCGTATGTatcatctttttttttccctgcAATCCTATCCTCCTGCACACAACTCACACACACCCGGTTGGCTGCTTATGTAGTCAATAAACAGATCCAACTAGATGCTCTGCATCGACTGTAGTACACCTATTTCCAAGCGAGCTGTGTCTTCGGACCAGTGGCACTTGCTAGTGTCATATGCCCCCAGTTACGCCAGATTAATATCTTCTTACACCGCCATCCGTTTGAGTCAGCTGTTTGTTCATAAGAACTTTTGATATAAGAGTGATGGTACATTCCAACTTGGGCACGCGAGGCTACACGGCCAAATTGCTCCTAATAGCGATTCGAAGTGTCCTTCTATCGAGCTTCTTACAATGCCTCAATGATCACGTTCGCTTGATAGTGATTAAATGCCATTGCTATATCGTTCGTTAATGTGTTGATCCTACTCAGCTCGGTTACCAAAGACCCGGATTCGAGAGACTCCTCCGTCGGGGATGATGGTGAGCTTCACGTGGCTGAACACGTGCTTGTTGTCCACGGGgtactccttctccacgtgAGGGGCGCCCTGAACAGGAGCGAGCACCTCGACCCACCGGTCGTCATCGGCAGCAATGGACTCGCCAGGCTTCAGGTTGACGGCAGACACAGTCATCTTCTGGGGGAAGTTACCCTTGAACCAGGCGGTATCCAGCACGATTTTGTTGATGGTTCCGGGAGCTCCCAGTCGAATGACCACCCAGTCAACGTGTCCAGGCTCTCGGGATCGCTTTGTCTCCCATCCAGAGCCCATGTTCTCTCCCTTTCcgggcagcagcaggttgtCAGCGGATCCAAAGTGCTGGTCCGACCGAGCCACGGCCTGTCCTCCGTTCAGAACAGAGGCCAGATCAatctccacgtccttggaCTGCGAGAAATCAGGCACAACGGATCCGTAGAGCCGGAATCGCGCAATTCCGCCATCGGGGTACATGTTGAGACGGGCATGGGTGTATGTCTTGGAGGTGGGCTTGTCCAGCACGAAGAACTGCTTCTGGCTGGGTCCACATTCGTGCTTGGAAATGACAGTGTCCCAAGAAGCAGACTTGAGAGCAGCTGCCTCGTCTGCCTCGTTCAGACCACTGGTAATACTGGTGCACTCCACACTGATCTCGGGAGCGTGATTACCGTTGAAGTATGCA from Yarrowia lipolytica chromosome 1D, complete sequence encodes:
- a CDS encoding uncharacterized protein (Compare to YALI0D18337g, similar to uniprot|P25335 Saccharomyces cerevisiae YIR029w DAL2 allantoinase, similar to Saccharomyces cerevisiae DAL2 (YIR029W)), which gives rise to MSKQVSESDFNRQIVSNYTDVAGEKLGGKVLSFSDEWFAEAANLIKPYAPIREAGKFVDSGAWYDGWETRRHNTEPADWVVCRFGVAAAHIVGTEIDTAYFNGNHAPEISVECTSITSGLNEADEAAALKSASWDTVISKHECGPSQKQFFVLDKPTSKTYTHARLNMYPDGGIARFRLYGSVVPDFSQSKDVEIDLASVLNGGQAVARSDQHFGSADNLLLPGKGENMGSGWETKRSREPGHVDWVVIRLGAPGTINKIVLDTAWFKGNFPQKMTVSAVNLKPGESIAADDDRWVEVLAPVQGAPHVEKEYPVDNKHVFSHVKLTIIPDGGVSRIRVFGNRAE
- a CDS encoding uncharacterized protein (Compare to YALI0D18293g, similar to Saccharomyces cerevisiae YGR203W; ancestral locus Anc_5.136, weakly similar to uniprot|Q06597 Saccharomyces cerevisiae YPR200c ARR2 arsenate reductase) — its product is MMTTAISPTTLRTWMDGAKRVCVVDVRDDDYNQGGHIRGAVNFPSANFTKSFEDLVETSASAEAVVFHCQFSQVRGPQCARYYESKIKALDSFKGQEVCVLSGGFNSWYDEFACTKYIER
- a CDS encoding uncharacterized protein (Compare to YALI0D18315g, no similarity) gives rise to the protein MDNLPTPILTRIISETDYDTAVALCHTSPRLSQLIRSPNNDTAIFKNIALQTFPWCHPAVGQSWRDLAWDVENIGPESDAEIWKETAQWTLADPDTDLGLLIMSEHPAAKEIAKDHVTSHIDSRVPRDTDIWGSGIVELEGGLVVDFVEAKAWKGESIEAKESHGAEDAEEALKEQPIARDIARDSPKLEKKGDKWIINGFSIPVTTGFIPTVHTHNNQTFVFETTVDVSCPDTAMSNLHVIDWDARRYIFLLSLIHEAGVFPVPYLSNGFLWLFYEHFVVKFNVDEIKFDPTKDKCTSKIFYVSQCGLPVSLRDCNFQVQVLWGRFAKMGRFFLDLETLMWFKIDHGLVHGMLHKTHHLWDYSKEALERIAEVVKDSEAVDAVSAVDISSCLKTKKKKKSKKKGRDTSTEADEVEKAMAGLDVNKDLPPELQID
- a CDS encoding uncharacterized protein (Compare to YALI0D18271g, similar to uniprot|P13259 Saccharomyces cerevisiae YGR202c PCT1 cholinephosphate cytidylyltransferase, similar to Saccharomyces cerevisiae PCT1 (YGR202C); ancestral locus Anc_5.137), whose amino-acid sequence is MAKSKRRSEAVEEHVTGSDEGLTDTSGHVSPAAKKQKNSEIHFTTQAAQQLDRERKEEYLDSLIDNKDYLKYRPRGWKLNNPPTDRPVRIYADGVFDLFHLGHMRQLEQSKKAFPNAVLIVGIPSDKETHKRKGLTVLSDVQRYETVRHCKWVDEVVEDAPWCVTMDFLEKHKIDYVAHDDLPYASGNDDDIYKPIKEKGMFLATQRTEGISTSDIITKIIRDYDKYLMRNFARGANRKDLNVSWLKKNELDFKRHVAEFRNSFKRKKVGKDLYGEIRGLLQNVLIWNGDNSGTSTPQRKTLQTNAKKMYMNVLKTLQAPDAVDVDSSENVSENVTDEEEEDDDEVDEDEEADDDDEDDEDEEDDE